TTTCTTCTGTCAGAATGTGGCTAAACAGTTTATGTCCCAGGGGAATGGAGGCAAAATTATTAATATCGCATCTCTATTATCCTACCAGGGAGGAATCCGAGTCCCTTCATATACTTCAAGTAAGGGTGGTATTAAAGGTTTAACTATGGCCCTAGCAAATGAGTGGGCTAGCCATAATATCAATGTAAATGGGATTGCTCCAGGTTATATGGCTACAGATAATACCCAAGCTTTACGGGATGATGAGAAGAGAAGTGGAGAAATCCTAGGTCGAATTCCAGCTGGACGATGGGGTAAACCATCGGATATTGGTGGCACGGCTGTTTTTCTAGCCTCACAAGCTGCAGACTATATTAATGGTTTTACAATAGCAGTTGATGGTGGTTGGTTAGGTAGATAACAATATTTACCGGAAGTTTTTAACTTCCGGTATATTTATACTTATAGATGAAATATCTTAAGAATTTCCCTACTGAATTTTTTAAAAGAGAACATTAAAAAACCTAAAAAAGTTAACAGAGTATAGATAGCCGAAGTAATACTAGGCCAAAAAACATGGGTAAACCCTAACCAATACAGAATTATAGGAATAAAACCGATTGATATTAATATAATTAAATATACTGAGTAATCCCTCCACTTAATTCTTTGGTGGATAATTCTAATTGTAAGCAGAAGATTACATATAATGATAAATATTGGTATAACATAGTCTACAGACCAACTTAAACCGGTATTTACAATATCAATTATAAAAATTAGAAGGGATAGTCCAACTAACTGTATAATAATTTTTGTTCCAAAATGAGATCTACTTACTACTAGGTTTTTAATTAACACCCAAACATATCCTAGGGATGAGAGCACTAATAGAAACCAGGGGAAACCTCTCCATAGCAGGAGATTAACTATTGTAGATATAATTGAGATGGATAAAAATACAAATGATAGTATATGTAACCCAAAATGTTGTATCGATTTATCAGACTTATTGTAGCTTGGATACTCTCTACTATTTGTAGACTCAAAAGTATTAACAGATTTAAAACAGAGGGGACAAATTTTAGAGTCTCCACAAATATTAACACCACAGGATTTACATCTATTCATAATTAACATCCCAGTGGTTTGAAAATATAGAGACTTCTAGTCCCTCTCTTTGTGATAGGTGGGTAAAAAAGTCCTTTATTATACTAGGCTCTAAAATAGTTCTAGAAAAAGTTATGGATAACCTGTTATTAAAAGAACAAATAGCACAATTAATTCTGTTTTCCCTAGATGAGTAGAGTACAGCTTCCACATGATCCACATGGGGATCCATACCCTTTGGTAGGTTTACTACACCTAAATTACTTACAGATGCTGTCTGATTTTTAGTCCCCCTATTAAAAGCTATTCTAAGTATTAGATTTTTAATAAAAAGAGGAGCTACTCTAATTAAAAGAAGTTTTTCACTTCTAAAGTTGGCACTTATGTCGTTATCTAAAACTCTACTATTTATCTTGACTTTAAATTGTGCCACAACTTCTTTTTCAATATCCTTTAATTCCATACCCTCTTTTGGTGTAATAGTTATTGGGATTACAGAGAAAAAGTTTCTTAATGTTCTAGATGGGAAAAAAGATCTTAAGTTTACGGGAACAACAATGTTTATATCTTTTTTAAAATCTCCACTCTTTGACTGTTCTAAAAATATTGAGTATATAAAGAGGGATATTATATATTGGGTTATCGTAACCCCATCCCTATTGCAAACCTCTTTTAGCTCAGAAATATTAATAATTCCCTTTACAACATTATTACCAAAATTATTAAAATTAGACCCCTTTAACTTATAGGCTGGCCTTACTTTAATCTTCTCTCCCTTTTTATTTTTAAAATAAGTTCTAAAACTATCCTCTGTCTCATAGGGGGAGGCTTCATCGTGGATGGAGAGGGTTTCCCCACTGTTATCTATTTTATTGCCATCTAATTTTAGATACTCTAGAGCTAAAAGTTTTAATAATTCTAATGCCCCTACCCCATCTGTTATAGAGTGAAAACACTCTATTGATATCTTCTTATTATAATATAAAACTCTTATTTGATACTCATTATTTTTAAACTTATCAATCTTCCCACAGGGAGTATCCTCCTCTTCTTGTATTAGCAGTTTTTCATCATTTGACTCAAGGAAATACCAGAAAAGACCACGTCTTATTCTAACTGCAAACATTGGGAATCTAGTAATAACAAGGTCTAAGGCATTTTGTAGAAGATCTGGTTTTATTTCACGTTTTAATATAATAGAGACTCTAAAAGTTGAACTGTTTCGCCCAGTGGTTACGGCGGGAAATAGTTTAGCAACATTATCAAGTTTATACCAATTATTTAAACTATTCATATATAGATAATAATCACTAATATGCAAAAGTTAAACAAAAAAATATCTAAATTATTATGAAGTTTAATTAGTAGAGACAAATTCGAAGTCAAACTGAGGTTCAGGGTTTGGTTTACCTATAAAATAACCCTGGGCATAATCAACACTCATTCCTTCCAAAATATTCATAATAGTATCACTTTCTACAAACTCAGCTATGGTCTGTATATCAAAACCTTTAGCAACTGCTGTCATTGCCTTTACTATAGCTTGATCATACTTGTTTTCGTAAACTTGCTTAACAAAGGCACCATCTATCTTTATATAATCCACATCCAGATCTCTTAAATAGCTAAAAGAGGTAAATCCTACTCCAAAATCATCTAAGGAGAATGAACACCCCATATTTTTAAGCTCTTTTATAAAAACTATTGCCCTATTAATATCCTTTATTGCAGCAGTCTCTGTTATCTCGAATATTAGACTTTTAGGAAGAACACCTATTCTTCCTATTAAACTTTTAATCTCCTCCAGTTGGTCTAAATCCTCAATCTCTTTACCGGATAAATTTAGTGCAAAAGTTACATTATACCCATTATCATTTAGAATTTTTAACTTTTTCATAGCCTTTTCTGCAATAACTTTATCTATCTTCCCAATTAGATTTAAGGATTCTGCTGCAGATATAAAAGCACCAGGAAGAACGATTGCCCCCTCTTCATTCCTCATCCTAGCAAGGATTTCAAAGTGATGGATCTTTCCTTCTTTAAAGTTGTAAATAGGTTGATACCAAGGTTCAAACCTATCCTCTTTTAATGCCTTTAATATCCGCTCCCTCTGGTTATACTGCATAGAACGTTCAGAAAGATTCTGATCTCTATTCTCGTATAAATAACATCGGTTTTTACCCTTACTCTTAGCGATAAAAAGGCTATCATCTAGGGCATTTAATAACTGATCAATATTTTTACCATTATCTGGAGATGAGACTATACCTGCACTAATAGATATATGTATTCCAATAGATTCAAAATTAAGTTTAAAAAAATCATCTCTTAAATTATTGGCAAATAGCTTTGCCTCCTGGGGAAATACTTCATCTAAAAATATAATAAACTTATTCTCTCCAAATCGAGCCAATACATATCTTTTATTATAATCTTTATCTAGGGAATTTTTAAAAAAACCAGCACTTCTTTGTAGAACAACATCCCCAGTATTATTTCCATAATTTTCATTTATAAAGTTAAAATTATCGATGTCAAAAACTATTAAAGATGCGTTTATATTACTAAAAAGGTGTTTTTCTATTTTTTCTATTGCATACTTTCGATTATAGAGGTGGGTTAGATGGTCATGGGTATTTAAGTATTTATAATTTTTCTTAGCTAAATACTTGGTTGAGATATCCTCTTGAATAGCCATAAACTTAATAATTTTACCAGTCTCATCTTTAATAGGAAGTATGGTGCATCTAACCCAAAAGTTCTCCCCCTGTTTATTTCTATTTTGAAACTCACCATTCCATATCTTTCCAGAAGTTATACTATCCCACAAATCCTCATATCTTATTTGAGATGCACTTCCTGATGAAAATATCCTAGGATTTTGGTTGATTACCTCATGTTTTAAGTATCCAGTTACTGTTTCAAACGCCTTATTTACATAAATTATAGATCCTGACAAGTTAGTAATAAAAATAATATTCATACTCTCATCTATAGCACTCGACAACATCTTAATCTCAGATTCTATACGTTTTTTATCAGTAATATCCTGTACTATACCAAATAATCGAACTGCTTTCCCATTTTTATTGGTTTCAACTTTCCCCTTACCAAAAACAAACTTAATACTACCATCAGTTAATAGCACCCTATGTTCTACTGTATAAGGATTAAGTGTTGCTAACGATTGTTGGACCTTTTCCCCAAGCATTTTTTGGTCATCAGGGTGAACAAAGGACATATAATTATCCAATGTAGCATTAAAGCTCTCTGGATCAACACCAAATATTTTATATACTTCATTGGACCAAACTATTTTGTCCTCTATGATATCCCACTCCCAACTTCCCATCTGCCCTATTTTTTGAGCTTCAAGTAGGTGAAGGCGACTCTTTCTAAGTTCACTGTTAATATCTAAAAGCTCTTTAGTTCTCTCTGATATTTTACTCTCAAGGGTTGAGTTAAGAGCTTCTAGCTCCTCCTCAGCTTTTTTCCTATCTGTAATATCTATAACAAATGTTACTTTTTTGGGGCTGTTATCTTTACCAAGAATAAAGGCAGCATCAGCCAAAATATTAACTATATCTCCAGACTTATTTAATACTTCCCACTCCCCCCTAATCTCAATTTTGTCTTTTAAAAACTTATCATGAAGATTTATAAGAGTTTCTTTGTTCTCATCCGGAACAACTATAGTAAAGTGTTTACCTATTAAGTCCTCTTTATTATATCCGTAAATTTTACAATAAGAAGCATTTACATACTCATAAACCCCATCCTCATTTGTAATACAGACTCCAGCTGGGGTTTTTTTTATTATTTCATCAAACCTCTCTTCGCTTTGATCTAATAAAAGATCTATATCATCTGTCATCTTCTTAATTGTATAATCAGCCATAGGATTAATTATAGCCACATTTTATATGGATTCAACTTATTTTTATTATCGCTTCCGGAAATATTTTTATAAATAACATACGAACTCCAGGGGAAACAATAAGTAGATTAAGGGGTAGTGCTACAATAAAGTTCATAAACACTGTTCTAGGATAAACGTCTATTGCAGATAGAGTAAAACCTTGGGACATTATTGAACCAAAAATGGACATTAAAAGAACCATACAAACTACCATTGAACAGGATATTCCCAGTATGACATATATTTTTTTTGTATATTTATTAGTCACTTTAGACACTATTTTTTTAACAAATGGACCTACAATAAACAAGTCTAATAATAATGCGATAATAAAAACTAACCATAACTCTTTAAATAGTAGAACTATCAAATTAGAATTAAATCCACTATGTAGTATAATATTGTAAATTGTCATCCCTAAAACCATTCCTAAGCACATTAACATTGTAAAAATCTTTTTTTGTACTGCTGTTTCTCCCATATAAAACTCCTATTATTTATGTATAATAGAGAAGATATATATTTTACCTATTATTGTCAATAAAGTTGACAATAATAGGATTGGAGTTACATATTGAATAAATTAAATAGAGAAAATTTAACTATAATTGACCTTATAAGTGAACAACACTTGGTTTTACGTAAATTAGTAGAGGATAGATGGATGGAAATATCAAACATTGAGTTCTCACATACAGAATGGTTTCTATTAAGTAAGACCGAACAGGAGAGTTTAACTATTTCTAAAGCTGCAACTCTAATAGGGATATCAAGGCAAGCTATGCAAAAATGTGCAAAAAAGCTTGAGGAGAGAGGATATATTAATTTTTTCTATAAAAAAGATAATAAGAGGGATAAATATATAGTATTGACCGAAACAGGTAGAGATTGTTGTAATAAAAACAACAATTTAAAAAAAAGAATTGAAAATGAAATTATAGAGAACATAGGTAATGTTAAAGTAAAAGATTTTAAGGAGCTCTTAAAAAAGGATTGGCTTAAATAGTTTAAAACCACTTATTATATATTTTATCAATCTCACCATCCAGTATTAACTCATCAAGTGCTATATTTACTTTTTTTATCATATCATAATTACCCTTTGGAACAGCGACACATACAGGTGAGCCGGGGTCTGGAGCGTATAGAACTTTTACTTCAAGCCCCATCTCTTTAGCTAAATACAAACCAACAACCTTAGGCATAATAACACCTTCAACACTCTTTTCTTTTAATAACTACATAGAATCAGATTTTGATTCTGTCTGCCTAATCCTAAACTTATTAATTATACCCTCTTCTATCCAATCTAGTTCAATATATGAGTGTCTGTCCCCAGTAATAATTTTATTTGTTAAATCATCTAGGGTTTTAATCTCCGTATTATCCGCCCGGACAAATAGAACATCTTCTCTTGTATAGTAGGCTTTAGAGAATTCAAAATAGATTCTCCTAATTTCATTGTTTTCGATACCAACAATTGCATCTATTGTCCCTGCCCTTAACATATTAAAAACTCTATCCCACTCGTCTTGAACAAAAATAATATCTATACCCATCTTAAAAAATAGTAGATTAGCAACATCAACATCGAAACCTGTTACTTTACCTTCAACATTGAACTGATAGGGGGGGAATTCAGATGCTACCCCAATAAAGATTGCATCACTATATAAAATATTTATACTGAATAAAAATATAAATGCAGCTGAAATATAACGTCTCATACCTGCATTATAGTATTAATAAAGTTAACATTCATCCTTGTTACAATAAAACTTTAATCCCTTATTACAGTCATTTTTTGGATATGATTAATTCCTTCTAATATCTGTAATTATTAATTGACTTATGCAAGCGCTTTTATTAGTATATGGAATTATGGAATGGTGGAAAGAGAGCGTAATTTATCAGATATACCCTAGATCATTTGCCGATGGCAATGGAGATGGAATGGGTGATTTAAAAGGAATAATCAATAGACTTGATTATTTAAAAGATTTAGGAATTGGTGGTATATGGCTAAGTCCCCACTACCCTTCTCCTTTTCTAGATTGTGGTTATGATGTTTCGGATTATTGTAAAGTCGGGGCAGAGTATGGAGATATGGATGATTTTAAAGAGTTTTTAGAAGAGTCCCATAATAGGGGAATAAAGGTAATCCTAGATTTAGTTATGAACCATACATCAGATCAGCATCCATGGTTTTTAGAATCTAAGTCATCTAAAGATAATCCTAAAAGAGACTGGTATGTATGGAAACCTAATAATGGGAACCTACCTAATGATTGGCAAAGTTGTTTTAAAGGACCTGCATGGACCTTAGATG
Above is a genomic segment from Thiospirochaeta perfilievii containing:
- the kduD gene encoding 2-dehydro-3-deoxy-D-gluconate 5-dehydrogenase KduD produces the protein MILNSFNLEGKVAIVTGASRGLGQGVALSLAEAGCNIVGVSTKNSAETKKLVEDMGRKYLDISCDLTKQDKIPDVVKQSVETFGKIDILVNNSGIIRREDAINFTEQDWDDVMNVNLKSAFFFCQNVAKQFMSQGNGGKIINIASLLSYQGGIRVPSYTSSKGGIKGLTMALANEWASHNINVNGIAPGYMATDNTQALRDDEKRSGEILGRIPAGRWGKPSDIGGTAVFLASQAADYINGFTIAVDGGWLGR
- a CDS encoding DUF6320 domain-containing protein, coding for MNRCKSCGVNICGDSKICPLCFKSVNTFESTNSREYPSYNKSDKSIQHFGLHILSFVFLSISIISTIVNLLLWRGFPWFLLVLSSLGYVWVLIKNLVVSRSHFGTKIIIQLVGLSLLIFIIDIVNTGLSWSVDYVIPIFIIICNLLLTIRIIHQRIKWRDYSVYLIILISIGFIPIILYWLGFTHVFWPSITSAIYTLLTFLGFLMFSFKKFSREILKIFHL
- a CDS encoding alcohol acetyltransferase, coding for MNSLNNWYKLDNVAKLFPAVTTGRNSSTFRVSIILKREIKPDLLQNALDLVITRFPMFAVRIRRGLFWYFLESNDEKLLIQEEEDTPCGKIDKFKNNEYQIRVLYYNKKISIECFHSITDGVGALELLKLLALEYLKLDGNKIDNSGETLSIHDEASPYETEDSFRTYFKNKKGEKIKVRPAYKLKGSNFNNFGNNVVKGIINISELKEVCNRDGVTITQYIISLFIYSIFLEQSKSGDFKKDINIVVPVNLRSFFPSRTLRNFFSVIPITITPKEGMELKDIEKEVVAQFKVKINSRVLDNDISANFRSEKLLLIRVAPLFIKNLILRIAFNRGTKNQTASVSNLGVVNLPKGMDPHVDHVEAVLYSSRENRINCAICSFNNRLSITFSRTILEPSIIKDFFTHLSQREGLEVSIFSNHWDVNYE
- a CDS encoding sensor domain-containing protein — protein: MADYTIKKMTDDIDLLLDQSEERFDEIIKKTPAGVCITNEDGVYEYVNASYCKIYGYNKEDLIGKHFTIVVPDENKETLINLHDKFLKDKIEIRGEWEVLNKSGDIVNILADAAFILGKDNSPKKVTFVIDITDRKKAEEELEALNSTLESKISERTKELLDINSELRKSRLHLLEAQKIGQMGSWEWDIIEDKIVWSNEVYKIFGVDPESFNATLDNYMSFVHPDDQKMLGEKVQQSLATLNPYTVEHRVLLTDGSIKFVFGKGKVETNKNGKAVRLFGIVQDITDKKRIESEIKMLSSAIDESMNIIFITNLSGSIIYVNKAFETVTGYLKHEVINQNPRIFSSGSASQIRYEDLWDSITSGKIWNGEFQNRNKQGENFWVRCTILPIKDETGKIIKFMAIQEDISTKYLAKKNYKYLNTHDHLTHLYNRKYAIEKIEKHLFSNINASLIVFDIDNFNFINENYGNNTGDVVLQRSAGFFKNSLDKDYNKRYVLARFGENKFIIFLDEVFPQEAKLFANNLRDDFFKLNFESIGIHISISAGIVSSPDNGKNIDQLLNALDDSLFIAKSKGKNRCYLYENRDQNLSERSMQYNQRERILKALKEDRFEPWYQPIYNFKEGKIHHFEILARMRNEEGAIVLPGAFISAAESLNLIGKIDKVIAEKAMKKLKILNDNGYNVTFALNLSGKEIEDLDQLEEIKSLIGRIGVLPKSLIFEITETAAIKDINRAIVFIKELKNMGCSFSLDDFGVGFTSFSYLRDLDVDYIKIDGAFVKQVYENKYDQAIVKAMTAVAKGFDIQTIAEFVESDTIMNILEGMSVDYAQGYFIGKPNPEPQFDFEFVSTN
- a CDS encoding DUF2798 domain-containing protein, whose product is MGETAVQKKIFTMLMCLGMVLGMTIYNIILHSGFNSNLIVLLFKELWLVFIIALLLDLFIVGPFVKKIVSKVTNKYTKKIYVILGISCSMVVCMVLLMSIFGSIMSQGFTLSAIDVYPRTVFMNFIVALPLNLLIVSPGVRMLFIKIFPEAIIKIS
- a CDS encoding MarR family winged helix-turn-helix transcriptional regulator, coding for MNKLNRENLTIIDLISEQHLVLRKLVEDRWMEISNIEFSHTEWFLLSKTEQESLTISKAATLIGISRQAMQKCAKKLEERGYINFFYKKDNKRDKYIVLTETGRDCCNKNNNLKKRIENEIIENIGNVKVKDFKELLKKDWLK
- a CDS encoding transporter substrate-binding domain-containing protein, producing MPKVVGLYLAKEMGLEVKVLYAPDPGSPVCVAVPKGNYDMIKKVNIALDELILDGEIDKIYNKWF
- a CDS encoding transporter substrate-binding domain-containing protein; protein product: MRRYISAAFIFLFSINILYSDAIFIGVASEFPPYQFNVEGKVTGFDVDVANLLFFKMGIDIIFVQDEWDRVFNMLRAGTIDAIVGIENNEIRRIYFEFSKAYYTREDVLFVRADNTEIKTLDDLTNKIITGDRHSYIELDWIEEGIINKFRIRQTESKSDSM